A genomic region of Nostoc sp. UHCC 0702 contains the following coding sequences:
- the recF gene encoding DNA replication/repair protein RecF, giving the protein MYLKTLHLRQFRNYQEQKVEFTAAKTILVGNNAQGKSNLLEAVELLATLRSHRMARDRDLIREGEAIAQIHATLERETGISDLTLTLRRNGRRSVALNGESLRRQMDFLGVLNAVQFSSLDLELVRGGPEGRRNWLDTLLIQLEPVYAHILQQYNHVLRQRNAFLKKHQDSVGAQGLAPLHQELAVWDAQLATTGTRVIRRRDRAIQRLAPIAATWHANISGSTEVLQIKYAPSVPLEQNQKEEVQQAFLTKIQQRSVAELYRGTTLVGPHRDEVELAINQTPARQYGSQGQQRTLVLALKLAELQLIEEVVKEPPLLLLDDVLAELDPSRQNQLLDTIQDRFQTLITTTHLSSFDSQWLNSSQILFVNAGKILTK; this is encoded by the coding sequence ATGTATCTCAAAACCCTACACCTGAGGCAGTTTCGCAATTACCAAGAGCAAAAGGTTGAATTTACTGCTGCTAAAACCATTTTGGTAGGCAATAACGCTCAGGGAAAGTCTAATTTGTTGGAGGCGGTGGAGTTGTTGGCGACACTGCGATCGCACCGCATGGCACGCGATCGCGATTTAATCCGAGAAGGAGAAGCGATCGCTCAAATTCATGCCACCTTAGAACGAGAAACTGGTATTAGTGATTTAACTTTAACTCTCCGTCGCAATGGTCGCCGTAGTGTAGCCCTTAATGGCGAATCTCTACGCCGACAAATGGACTTTCTCGGTGTGCTAAATGCAGTGCAGTTTTCCAGCTTGGATTTAGAACTAGTGCGCGGTGGCCCTGAAGGCCGCCGCAACTGGCTAGATACGCTGTTAATTCAACTTGAACCAGTTTATGCTCACATTTTGCAGCAATATAACCATGTGTTACGCCAACGCAACGCCTTTTTAAAAAAACATCAAGACTCAGTAGGGGCGCAAGGCCTTGCGCCCCTACATCAGGAACTGGCCGTGTGGGATGCACAATTGGCAACCACAGGTACAAGGGTGATTAGAAGACGCGATCGGGCTATCCAAAGACTAGCTCCGATCGCTGCTACTTGGCACGCTAATATCAGTGGCAGTACAGAAGTTTTGCAAATCAAGTATGCCCCTAGTGTTCCTTTAGAACAAAACCAAAAAGAAGAAGTACAGCAAGCATTTTTAACAAAAATTCAACAAAGATCTGTTGCGGAACTGTACCGAGGTACTACCCTTGTGGGGCCCCATCGTGACGAAGTAGAATTAGCGATCAATCAAACACCTGCTCGTCAATATGGTTCTCAAGGGCAGCAACGAACTTTAGTATTAGCTTTAAAACTAGCAGAATTGCAACTAATTGAAGAAGTCGTGAAAGAACCGCCACTGCTGTTACTTGATGATGTCTTAGCTGAATTAGATCCATCCCGCCAAAATCAATTGCTAGATACCATTCAAGACCGTTTCCAAACTCTAATTACTACTACTCATTTGAGTTCTTTTGATTCCCAGTGGTTAAATTCTTCCCAAATTCTTTTTGTGAACGCAGGAAAAATATTAACGAAGTAG
- a CDS encoding cation-translocating P-type ATPase — protein sequence MSANSLPEGAATWHSLEVDKALNLLDSNADRGLTPEEVEQRLQKYGPNELEESAGRSAWQILLDQFTNIMLLMLIAVAFISGFLDFTSWRAGELKPGEVPFKDTIAILAIVILNGILGYVQESRAEKALAALKQLASPLVRVIRDRRVVEVAAKELVPGDVMLLEAGVQIAADGRLIETSNLQVRESALTGEAEAVNKQATLVLPEETDLGDRINLVFQGTEVVQGRAKVLVSNTGMGTELGKIAAMLQSVDSEPTPLQQRMTQLGNVLVTGSLILVAIVVVGGVIQARGFSNLKELLEVSLSMAVAVVPEGLPAVITVTLALGTQRMVRRNALIRKLPAVETLGSVTTICSDKTGTLTQNKMVVQSVYTDSKSLRVTGEGYAPTGDFQLDNQKIPVESHPDTLALLVACAVCNDSVLQKEAGEWAILGDPTEGALLTLAGKAGIEKDQWNSKLPRVGEFPFSSERKRMSVICRVEQVATGEQSLSAVDPAIASLVQSEPNLMFTKGSPELVLARCTQIFLGDRLTPLTEEQRQKVLAENDQMAGKGLRVLGFAYKPLTEVPPEGSEETYEQDLVWLGLVGMLDAPRPEVRAAVQECREAGIRPVMITGDHQLTARAIATDLGIAQAGDRVLTGQELQRMSDQELEQNVDLVSIYARVAPEHKLRIVQALQRRGRFVAMTGDGVNDAPAIKQADIGIAMGITGTDVSKEASDMVLLDDNFATIVAATKEGRVVYTNIRRFIKYILGSNIGEVLTIAAAPLIGLGGVPLTPLQILWMNLVTDGLPALALAVEPPEPDVMKRPPFSPRESIFARGLGSYMIRIGIIFAIISITLMTWAYNHTHTPGYRDPDAWKTMVFTTLCIAQMGHAIAIRSNNQLTIEMNPFSNIFVLGAVVVTTILQLMLIYVPPLRDFFGTHYLNLQELGVCIGFSALMFVWVELEKLFLRFAGKKAV from the coding sequence ATGTCTGCTAATTCTCTGCCTGAAGGTGCTGCCACTTGGCATAGTTTGGAAGTTGATAAAGCGCTGAACCTGCTTGATAGTAACGCAGACCGGGGTTTAACACCCGAAGAAGTTGAACAGCGGTTGCAGAAATACGGCCCCAACGAACTAGAAGAAAGTGCTGGTCGCAGTGCTTGGCAAATTCTGCTGGATCAGTTCACTAACATCATGTTGTTGATGCTGATTGCTGTAGCTTTCATTTCTGGGTTTTTAGACTTTACGTCTTGGCGGGCGGGCGAATTGAAGCCTGGTGAAGTGCCATTCAAAGACACGATCGCCATTTTAGCCATTGTTATCCTTAATGGCATACTCGGCTACGTCCAAGAAAGCCGTGCTGAAAAAGCCCTCGCAGCGTTGAAACAACTGGCCTCTCCTTTGGTGCGAGTGATTCGTGACCGCAGAGTGGTGGAGGTAGCAGCCAAAGAACTAGTACCAGGCGATGTCATGCTGCTGGAAGCTGGGGTACAGATAGCCGCAGATGGACGTTTAATCGAAACCTCTAATTTACAAGTGCGAGAATCGGCACTGACAGGGGAAGCCGAAGCTGTAAATAAACAGGCAACGCTAGTTTTACCAGAAGAAACAGATTTAGGCGATCGCATTAATTTAGTCTTTCAAGGAACGGAAGTTGTCCAAGGAAGAGCGAAGGTTCTGGTAAGCAACACCGGGATGGGAACCGAACTAGGCAAAATTGCTGCCATGTTGCAGTCGGTGGATAGTGAACCGACTCCCTTGCAACAGCGGATGACTCAACTGGGCAACGTTTTGGTGACAGGTTCTTTGATACTTGTCGCGATCGTCGTTGTTGGTGGTGTCATCCAAGCCAGAGGTTTTAGCAACCTCAAAGAACTGTTAGAAGTTTCTTTGAGTATGGCGGTTGCTGTGGTGCCAGAAGGTTTACCCGCCGTGATTACTGTCACCCTGGCACTGGGAACTCAGCGGATGGTACGCCGCAATGCCTTAATTCGCAAACTCCCAGCAGTGGAAACCTTGGGTTCTGTCACCACCATCTGTTCTGATAAAACCGGCACTCTGACTCAGAACAAAATGGTGGTGCAATCAGTTTATACCGACAGTAAATCGCTGCGTGTCACGGGTGAAGGTTATGCTCCCACGGGAGATTTTCAATTAGATAATCAAAAAATCCCCGTAGAGTCACATCCAGACACATTGGCTTTGTTAGTTGCCTGTGCCGTTTGTAATGATTCGGTGCTGCAAAAAGAAGCAGGGGAATGGGCAATTTTGGGAGATCCTACAGAAGGCGCATTGCTGACATTGGCGGGGAAAGCAGGTATTGAAAAAGACCAATGGAATAGTAAATTACCCAGAGTTGGGGAATTTCCTTTTTCCTCAGAACGCAAACGCATGAGCGTGATTTGTCGAGTTGAGCAAGTAGCCACAGGTGAACAATCTTTAAGCGCAGTTGACCCAGCGATCGCCTCTCTAGTGCAATCGGAACCGAATTTAATGTTTACCAAAGGTTCACCAGAGTTAGTTTTGGCACGTTGTACTCAGATTTTTTTAGGCGATCGCTTAACACCCCTCACTGAAGAACAACGCCAAAAGGTTCTGGCAGAAAATGACCAAATGGCTGGTAAAGGTTTACGGGTGCTAGGTTTTGCTTATAAACCCCTAACCGAAGTTCCGCCAGAGGGGTCAGAGGAGACATACGAACAAGATTTGGTATGGCTGGGATTGGTGGGAATGCTAGATGCACCACGCCCAGAAGTTAGGGCAGCAGTGCAAGAATGTCGAGAAGCAGGTATTCGCCCAGTGATGATTACTGGTGACCACCAGTTAACTGCCAGGGCAATTGCTACGGATTTGGGAATTGCCCAAGCAGGCGATCGCGTCCTCACAGGTCAAGAATTGCAACGCATGAGTGACCAAGAATTAGAGCAAAATGTAGACTTGGTGAGCATTTATGCTAGGGTTGCCCCAGAACACAAACTGAGAATTGTGCAAGCACTGCAACGTCGAGGCAGATTTGTAGCCATGACAGGCGATGGTGTCAACGATGCCCCAGCCATTAAACAAGCTGACATCGGCATTGCTATGGGTATCACTGGTACTGATGTGAGTAAAGAAGCTAGCGACATGGTACTGCTTGATGACAACTTCGCCACCATTGTCGCCGCCACTAAGGAAGGGCGAGTTGTTTATACCAATATCCGCCGCTTTATTAAATACATTTTGGGTAGTAACATTGGCGAAGTTCTCACCATTGCCGCCGCACCCTTAATTGGTTTGGGAGGCGTTCCCCTGACTCCGTTGCAAATTCTGTGGATGAACTTGGTGACAGACGGTTTACCAGCCTTGGCATTAGCTGTGGAACCCCCAGAACCAGATGTGATGAAGCGTCCACCTTTTAGTCCCCGCGAAAGTATTTTTGCTAGGGGCTTGGGTTCTTATATGATTCGCATTGGCATCATCTTTGCCATTATCAGCATTACTTTGATGACTTGGGCTTATAACCATACGCATACACCAGGGTATCGCGACCCCGATGCTTGGAAGACAATGGTGTTTACAACGTTGTGTATCGCCCAAATGGGTCATGCCATAGCCATTCGTTCCAACAACCAATTAACTATTGAGATGAATCCCTTCTCAAATATTTTTGTGTTGGGTGCTGTAGTCGTGACAACGATTTTACAGTTGATGCTGATTTACGTTCCGCCCCTGCGAGATTTTTTCGGCACTCACTACCTCAATTTACAGGAATTGGGAGTTTGTATTGGCTTTAGTGCCTTGATGTTTGTGTGGGTGGAATTAGAGAAGCTATTTTTGCGGTTTGCAGGTAAGAAGGCTGTGTAA
- a CDS encoding transglutaminase, translating into MSFALPSFTASQMFGQRIIRPLTAATLSGIAFIKDTLIGIDTIKGHLLEIDPASDNSKILNPHQTKEFTEVTGLAVWSDNLWVTRGHNVYLSKLTSLGLEHFATLPYPADGIAVWESTVYISCQKLGSILVYDRDTRKEITKFYAPGVGVENLAVSQETLWVCDRTEQTVYSMDRATGEINFSVLTPFESPTGIAVHIDGETGKESLYVAYASEEPYIRDNPNADPNYELTYRDRTFIHPLYYHYEPDKHYALSNGYLIEMSYAEEISPLDEVYLPQVEWRIALPSETERQKLKHVEPIGLPFTEEVIDGQRVAVFKFDALTPGERHIFGWKALLEVRGIKYRITPKDTEGIAELTPEFQSRYLVDDDDLAMDTNIVRRAAREAIGSETNLLRKMYSIRNYVYDELSYGIKPYIDTPDIVLERGVGSCGEYVGVLLALCRLNGIPCRTVGRYKCPAHGEQQGVPLQPDFNHVWLEFYIPGIGWLPMESNPDDLGDNGPYPTRFFMGLCWYHIEIGKGITFESLSSQGTRLTKDDIPIGDLAINHIRFTILKELPPF; encoded by the coding sequence ATGAGTTTTGCACTCCCTAGTTTCACTGCTAGCCAGATGTTTGGGCAAAGGATAATTCGACCGCTTACCGCTGCTACCCTAAGTGGCATTGCTTTCATCAAAGATACACTCATCGGTATTGATACTATTAAAGGGCACTTACTGGAGATTGATCCTGCTTCTGACAACAGCAAAATTCTTAATCCTCACCAAACTAAAGAATTTACTGAAGTGACTGGTCTAGCAGTTTGGTCAGATAATCTCTGGGTGACTCGTGGACACAATGTTTATTTATCCAAGCTCACATCTTTGGGTTTAGAGCATTTTGCCACTTTGCCTTATCCCGCCGACGGCATTGCTGTCTGGGAATCAACGGTTTACATCAGTTGCCAAAAGTTAGGCTCGATACTGGTATACGATCGCGACACGCGTAAAGAAATTACCAAATTTTATGCGCCTGGGGTTGGTGTAGAAAATTTGGCAGTTAGCCAAGAAACGCTTTGGGTTTGCGATCGCACAGAACAAACTGTCTACTCTATGGACAGGGCGACAGGAGAAATTAACTTCAGTGTTTTAACACCGTTTGAATCTCCTACTGGCATCGCAGTACACATTGATGGCGAGACAGGAAAGGAAAGTCTGTATGTTGCCTATGCCTCAGAAGAACCTTATATCCGGGATAACCCCAACGCTGACCCCAATTATGAGTTAACATACCGCGATCGCACTTTTATTCACCCGCTGTATTACCATTACGAGCCAGATAAACATTACGCCCTCTCTAATGGCTATCTGATTGAAATGTCCTATGCTGAGGAAATTTCTCCTTTAGACGAGGTATATTTACCACAGGTAGAATGGCGTATTGCCTTGCCCTCAGAAACTGAGCGGCAAAAGCTCAAACACGTTGAACCCATTGGTCTACCCTTTACTGAAGAAGTCATAGATGGACAACGTGTGGCAGTGTTTAAATTTGATGCCCTCACTCCTGGCGAACGGCACATATTTGGCTGGAAAGCACTGTTAGAAGTTCGTGGAATTAAGTATCGCATCACACCTAAAGATACGGAAGGGATTGCTGAACTCACACCAGAATTTCAAAGTCGCTATTTGGTGGATGATGACGATTTGGCAATGGACACTAACATTGTCCGCCGTGCTGCTCGTGAGGCGATCGGTTCAGAAACCAATTTACTGCGGAAAATGTACAGCATCCGCAATTATGTCTATGACGAGTTATCCTACGGTATCAAACCATACATAGACACACCAGATATAGTCTTAGAACGGGGTGTTGGCTCCTGTGGTGAGTATGTAGGAGTTTTGCTGGCGCTGTGCCGTTTAAATGGTATCCCTTGCCGCACCGTTGGTAGATATAAATGCCCTGCTCATGGCGAACAGCAAGGTGTTCCCTTGCAACCCGACTTTAATCACGTTTGGCTAGAGTTCTACATCCCAGGTATTGGCTGGTTGCCAATGGAATCTAATCCTGATGATCTGGGGGACAATGGCCCCTATCCCACACGCTTTTTTATGGGCTTATGCTGGTATCACATTGAAATTGGCAAAGGCATCACCTTTGAAAGCTTGAGCAGCCAAGGCACCCGCCTCACCAAAGACGATATCCCCATAGGTGACCTAGCGATTAATCATATTCGCTTTACGATTCTTAAAGAATTGCCACCTTTTTGA
- a CDS encoding glycosyltransferase family 39 protein: MSKKISTHSALFPSWLRFLIIILLVIGVLLRFVNIDKKFYWPDEVFTSLRISGYTVSEMNDQLGNGRVFSIEDLHKYQYPNPEKNTIDTIKGLISEESQVAPLYFVMVRFWVEWFGNSIAVTRSFSAFISLLTFPCLYWLCQELFESSIIAWIAMALVAVSPIHLIYAQEARAYSLWVVITLISSAALLRAMRLKTKGAWSIYAVTLPLGFYTHLYFCFIALAHGIYVVVIERFRLSKTLKNYLVSLLTGVIIFVPWILAIITHPAPGKVDWTNAKQTVLASAIRWFGIVSRAFVDLGTTPNNLGKFQLITLIIYILIILSLIIYSIYFIYSKTSKPVWLFVLTLSGSVALPLMLLDFVFQKRYGTTRYILPSILGIQLAVAYLFSNKITYITTKLWQKILWSLLAFMVIMGGVTSCTLYSQATTWWNKIPERSEIYPRIAEIINQSNKPLLISDHGIKLQLLGHLLDPKVRFQFPPKSQLPEITEGFTDVFLFDLFDDSEFLKAGVEKVYNSKLQQINKLLWKLSPKQ, encoded by the coding sequence ATGAGTAAAAAAATATCAACTCACTCGGCTCTTTTTCCTAGTTGGTTACGCTTTTTAATAATCATTTTATTAGTTATAGGTGTATTACTCCGCTTTGTAAATATTGACAAAAAATTTTATTGGCCTGATGAAGTCTTCACATCATTACGGATATCTGGATATACGGTTTCAGAAATGAATGATCAGTTAGGTAATGGTCGTGTGTTTAGCATAGAAGATTTGCACAAATACCAGTACCCTAATCCTGAAAAAAATACAATTGATACAATTAAAGGCTTGATATCAGAAGAGTCACAGGTTGCACCGTTGTATTTTGTGATGGTTCGGTTTTGGGTAGAATGGTTTGGCAATTCTATAGCAGTGACGAGAAGTTTTTCAGCATTCATTAGTCTCCTCACCTTTCCTTGTCTTTATTGGCTATGCCAAGAATTATTTGAGTCTTCAATAATAGCCTGGATAGCTATGGCGTTGGTAGCCGTTTCACCCATTCACCTCATTTATGCACAAGAAGCACGAGCTTACAGTTTATGGGTAGTAATTACCTTAATATCTAGCGCAGCACTGCTGCGAGCTATGCGTCTTAAAACAAAAGGTGCTTGGAGCATTTATGCGGTGACATTGCCGCTAGGATTTTATACACATTTATATTTTTGTTTTATTGCTTTAGCACATGGAATTTATGTAGTTGTAATCGAACGCTTCCGGTTGAGTAAAACATTGAAAAATTACTTAGTTTCATTGCTTACGGGGGTGATAATTTTCGTACCTTGGATTTTAGCTATTATTACCCATCCCGCTCCAGGAAAAGTGGATTGGACGAATGCTAAACAAACGGTTTTGGCTTCAGCTATAAGGTGGTTTGGTATAGTTAGTCGTGCTTTTGTTGATTTAGGTACTACTCCTAATAACTTAGGTAAATTTCAACTGATTACATTAATTATTTATATTTTAATTATTTTATCTTTAATTATCTATTCAATTTATTTTATCTATAGCAAAACTTCTAAACCTGTTTGGTTATTTGTCTTAACCTTGAGTGGATCTGTAGCGCTTCCTTTAATGCTGCTGGATTTTGTATTTCAAAAACGATACGGTACGACTAGATATATACTTCCCTCTATTTTAGGTATACAGTTAGCTGTTGCTTACCTGTTTAGTAATAAAATCACATATATTACTACTAAACTTTGGCAAAAAATATTATGGTCACTTTTAGCATTTATGGTAATAATGGGCGGAGTCACATCTTGTACACTCTACTCCCAAGCCACTACGTGGTGGAACAAAATACCTGAAAGATCTGAAATATATCCCAGGATTGCTGAGATTATTAATCAAAGTAATAAACCACTTTTAATTAGTGACCACGGCATAAAACTACAATTACTTGGTCACCTACTTGATCCAAAAGTCCGTTTTCAATTTCCACCGAAATCTCAGCTACCAGAGATTACTGAAGGATTTACGGATGTATTCTTATTCGATTTATTCGATGACTCTGAATTCTTAAAAGCTGGAGTGGAAAAAGTTTATAACTCAAAGTTACAGCAAATCAACAAGCTACTCTGGAAACTATCACCCAAGCAATAG
- a CDS encoding PD-(D/E)XK nuclease family protein, producing the protein MLTPDRPFASYHLWSLIAPAIGQERWHCQMRRGFIKARQHEPQVKALLAKATAPQRIGILAQKGVYEFHHNRHLLHRADGVEKVAQLLKLSNSTDQVQQRVLQILRRYHATPLLLDKQILQLTPGDEGFPKPILIDHEDYHFRLYAAMDCVFIESDRTLHILDFKTGKSAFDRRQALVYLLAARYLYPGREAVASFYNLELSKKSDLISINNSELESLKIELVNVAHKHQHDLQQYQEKTSNFSEIFPPNPGTHCRFCPFQSICDFSQQSSQSHPMPSLRTNA; encoded by the coding sequence ATGTTAACCCCTGATCGACCTTTTGCCAGTTATCACCTTTGGTCTTTAATTGCCCCAGCTATAGGGCAAGAACGCTGGCATTGCCAGATGAGACGGGGGTTTATCAAAGCGCGTCAACATGAACCACAAGTCAAAGCACTATTAGCAAAGGCCACTGCACCCCAGCGGATTGGGATACTTGCCCAAAAAGGGGTTTATGAATTTCATCATAATAGACATCTGTTACACAGAGCTGACGGAGTAGAAAAAGTCGCCCAGCTACTGAAATTAAGTAACTCCACCGACCAAGTGCAACAGCGCGTGCTGCAAATTTTGAGAAGATATCATGCTACGCCGTTGTTGTTGGATAAACAAATTCTCCAGCTAACCCCTGGTGATGAAGGCTTTCCCAAACCGATTTTAATTGACCATGAGGATTATCACTTCCGCCTGTATGCAGCGATGGACTGTGTTTTTATTGAGAGCGATCGCACTTTACATATTTTAGATTTCAAAACTGGTAAATCTGCTTTTGACCGACGACAAGCATTAGTTTATTTGCTGGCTGCTCGTTATCTTTACCCAGGACGTGAAGCTGTAGCCTCATTTTATAACCTAGAACTGAGTAAAAAATCAGATTTAATTAGCATCAACAATAGCGAATTAGAATCTTTAAAAATTGAATTGGTTAATGTTGCTCACAAGCACCAGCACGATTTGCAACAGTATCAGGAAAAAACTAGTAATTTCAGCGAAATTTTTCCGCCAAATCCTGGAACTCACTGCCGTTTTTGCCCATTTCAATCTATCTGTGATTTCTCCCAACAATCATCTCAATCACACCCGATGCCTAGCTTAAGAACTAATGCTTAG
- a CDS encoding phosphoglucomutase/phosphomannomutase family protein, with translation MSASSNSSKIKFGTDGWRGIIADDFTFANVRKVTRAIASYLETAYSKDRPVLIAYDTRFLADQFARTAAQVLADLGWTVKITDRDCPTPVIAYNARHLNSAGALMFTASHNPAPYCGIKYIPDYAGPATPEITDTIVANIESASDELPSSNPSGAISTFDPKPDYLQFIYTLLDVEKIRSAQLKVKYDALYSTSRGYLDEVLQHSGTQLESFHTWRDVLFGGGMPEPKGEQLVGLVEAVRRDQADLGLATDGDSDRFGIVDEQGNVLTPNTVLLVLARHLIKNKGKSGAIVRTVATTHLLDNLAAKYGLPVYETAVGFKYIGEKMRETTVLIGGEESGGLSVIGHIPEKDGVLADMLVAEAIAYEGKPLSQLVTEAIAEANGPLYNQRLDLHLTEAHKNAVIDSYTKNPPTEVAGIKVKEVGRKDGIKLYLEEGSWVLLRPSGTEPLVRVYLETNSPEKLTQVAQEMESSIAKLEAVAV, from the coding sequence ATGAGCGCTAGTAGCAATTCCAGTAAGATAAAGTTTGGCACTGACGGATGGAGAGGCATTATTGCTGATGATTTTACTTTCGCCAATGTGAGGAAAGTAACAAGAGCGATCGCAAGTTACCTCGAAACAGCCTACTCTAAGGACAGACCAGTTCTTATTGCCTACGATACTCGCTTTTTAGCTGACCAGTTTGCCCGTACAGCGGCTCAAGTCTTGGCGGACTTGGGTTGGACGGTCAAAATTACTGATCGTGATTGCCCCACACCAGTAATTGCTTACAACGCCCGTCACTTAAATTCCGCTGGGGCGTTGATGTTTACTGCCAGTCATAATCCAGCACCTTACTGTGGGATTAAATATATCCCTGATTATGCTGGCCCTGCCACTCCAGAGATTACTGATACTATTGTGGCAAATATTGAAAGTGCATCGGATGAGTTGCCCAGTAGCAACCCATCAGGTGCAATTTCTACTTTCGATCCGAAACCAGACTATCTCCAATTTATCTATACTTTGCTGGACGTGGAAAAAATTAGAAGCGCTCAACTAAAAGTCAAGTATGATGCGCTATATTCTACTTCTCGTGGATATTTAGATGAAGTTTTGCAACATAGTGGTACTCAGTTAGAATCTTTCCACACTTGGAGGGATGTGCTATTTGGTGGTGGGATGCCAGAACCCAAAGGCGAACAACTTGTAGGGTTAGTAGAAGCAGTCCGCCGCGACCAAGCAGATTTGGGTTTGGCCACAGATGGAGATAGCGATCGCTTTGGCATTGTTGATGAACAAGGCAACGTCCTCACTCCGAACACCGTGCTTTTAGTACTAGCACGACATTTAATAAAAAATAAAGGGAAAAGTGGCGCAATTGTCCGGACGGTAGCTACAACCCACTTACTGGATAATTTGGCGGCTAAGTACGGTTTACCAGTTTATGAAACAGCAGTAGGTTTTAAATACATCGGGGAAAAAATGCGCGAAACTACCGTGCTGATTGGAGGAGAAGAATCAGGCGGCTTAAGTGTTATTGGGCATATTCCTGAAAAAGATGGTGTTTTAGCTGACATGCTAGTGGCAGAAGCGATCGCCTATGAAGGTAAACCCCTAAGTCAACTTGTCACTGAAGCGATCGCTGAAGCTAATGGGCCGCTTTACAATCAGCGTCTGGACTTACACCTCACCGAAGCCCACAAAAACGCCGTCATTGACTCTTACACCAAAAATCCACCCACAGAGGTAGCAGGGATTAAAGTCAAAGAAGTCGGGCGTAAAGACGGTATTAAGCTGTATCTAGAAGAAGGTAGCTGGGTGTTGTTGCGTCCTTCTGGTACAGAACCCTTGGTAAGGGTCTATCTGGAAACCAATTCTCCGGAAAAACTCACTCAAGTTGCTCAAGAGATGGAAAGTTCCATTGCTAAGCTAGAGGCTGTGGCAGTTTAA
- a CDS encoding LapA family protein, which yields MKILAPFFTSLVVSIWVVAIAIISVQNATPVSLKFLIFESVKIPAGLVLAFCAGIGFISVGVLQPLWSLGDSGQRNSRFEDDAEFFVDDEDF from the coding sequence ATGAAAATCTTAGCTCCTTTTTTTACATCTCTAGTTGTAAGTATTTGGGTAGTGGCGATCGCGATTATTTCAGTTCAAAATGCCACGCCAGTATCGTTAAAATTCTTAATATTTGAATCGGTTAAAATACCAGCGGGTTTAGTGCTGGCTTTCTGTGCTGGTATTGGCTTCATTAGCGTGGGAGTATTACAACCCCTGTGGAGTCTTGGTGATTCTGGGCAGCGTAATTCTAGGTTTGAAGACGATGCGGAGTTTTTTGTTGATGACGAAGATTTTTGA
- a CDS encoding type II toxin-antitoxin system RelE/ParE family toxin, producing the protein MQIKWLRRALRNLEQAHNYIFKENPQAAQQVILKIQSATNQLENYPFMGRPGRVEGTRELVVSNTPYIIIYRLQEESVEILRVLQTSKRYPD; encoded by the coding sequence ATGCAGATTAAGTGGCTGCGTCGTGCGCTTCGTAATTTGGAACAAGCTCATAACTACATTTTCAAAGAAAATCCACAAGCAGCACAGCAAGTAATATTAAAAATTCAAAGTGCTACAAATCAACTTGAAAATTATCCTTTCATGGGGCGACCTGGACGTGTAGAAGGGACAAGAGAGCTTGTAGTATCTAATACGCCTTATATTATTATTTATCGATTACAAGAAGAGTCTGTAGAAATTCTTCGGGTTCTACAGACATCAAAGCGCTATCCAGATTGA
- a CDS encoding ribbon-helix-helix protein, CopG family: MSKENITFRIDSDKKAALEAIAAGINRDRSYVLNEAIDAYLEMHQWQIEEIQKGIAEADAGDFASDEEVKATFARLTNAD, from the coding sequence ATGAGTAAAGAAAACATTACGTTTCGGATAGATAGCGATAAAAAGGCTGCACTTGAAGCGATCGCAGCAGGAATAAACCGCGATCGCAGCTACGTCTTGAATGAGGCAATAGACGCTTATTTAGAGATGCACCAGTGGCAAATAGAGGAAATTCAAAAAGGGATTGCTGAAGCCGATGCTGGTGACTTTGCTAGTGATGAGGAAGTAAAAGCTACTTTTGCAAGGCTTACCAATGCAGATTAA